The Maniola jurtina chromosome 21, ilManJurt1.1, whole genome shotgun sequence genome contains the following window.
GGCCTGCCAATCAGAAAGTGCCCGGGTGTGAGACACTGGAGATCATTGGGGGAAGGACTGAGAGGACAGAGGGGCCGGCTGTTGAGGATTGACTCAACCTGTGCAAACAATGAAGATAATTCCTCGAAAATTAAGTTGGTTGTGCCCATTACTCcttttggatgaaatttggttgCCTTTGTGCCGGCCTCCCACAAACCACTGAAGTTAAGAGCGTATACGAGGGAGAACTCAAACTCAATATTCTGTTTGGATACAAAGTTTTGTACAGAGTCTTGAAACTCCCCAGATTTTAGACGATCACGctcgttataaaataaaatcttagttAGATGACTGTcagcatataataaaattggacATTTTTTGTCGTAATTAAAATCGGACATAGAAAGACGGCCACCTACGCGGAGTATACCCCTTGCATCAATAACGGTGTCCAATGAAGATAGAAGTGAACTTGCTTTAAACTGTTTATTGCTAGACAAAAGTGTCAATTCGTTTGCAAAAGACTGACCTTGTGAAATCTTCACTGGAGCACACATGGAATTATCAAGTTCGGAAGCTTGCAATAGACCAGTCAACTTATTTTTGGACTTTCTTACGTTATTGATACATCGAAGCACCCAGGCATAAATGCGTTGTAAAATAGGCAATCTTGAAATTCTAGTTAAATCAAAGAAAGTTTCCTGGGCCTCCACTGCGAGTGCTTTGATTTCAGGTAGGTTTTTAATTCTATGTTCTTGTGAGGGCCAAGACGCTTCTGGCTCTAAAAGGTAAGTTGGTCCATGCCACCATAACCCACATCGATTCACGCAAGAGGGCTGCACACCACGTGTAACTAAATAAGCTGGGTTCTGTGATGTAGGGGCATGGGAATTAAGTTCAGAAATTTCAGTTGTAGTCGATttattggttagttttagaagAACTGGATGATGAGGCAGATAAAATGAAGATTCTGATAGGGGTTTGTCGTATACAGATAAATGCTTAAGGTCTGCATACTCCCTCATGATTTCTACATATGATTGCTTGAGTAAAGGCTGTTTATTGAAGCGCCCTTCAAGGTTAAAAATACTTCTTCCTGCCAATGCATAAGAATTCCCTAAACAATCCTTGTCACAACGAAGCGGGATTTTTACGCAAAAATGGCCATCATCACAGCGGTAAGTGTTTTGGAGAAAATGCTGTTCGCAAAGATGCTCCTCTTCTTTATAGATGGTCTTAGTGGGCACTTTCTCAAGTTCCCAAAATTTGGTAATTTCGTTAGATAAATCTGAGTCGCAACTAACTAAGTTGCAAGAAGTTTCTTGAGAAGGCTCAGATTTATGTGCCCTTTTACTAGGGCCTATAGGACCAGCTATCAACCATCCTAACTTAGAGCTACGCAAGATAGGGTAGTGCTTACCAAGAGAACGCTGTTCAGTGCCAATGATACACCAGAACAGCTCTGCGCCCAGAATAACATCAATATCAGAGGGAATGTTAAATGTTGGATCCGCCAGCTGAAAATTGGAAATATTCAATCTTGTAATATCGAAGGCAATCTTAGGCAATTGACCTGTAAGCTTAGGCAAAACTAAACAAGATATCGTCGTATTGAAAGAGGAATGTTTTGATTTAATGTGTACTAAACATCGTTCTGATAAAACATTTAGTTTGGTGTCACCGATACCAATGATCTTGGTATCGATTTTTTGAGAAGGTAAGCCAAGACTTTGTTTGACAGCTGTGGTCAGGAATGAGGACTGGCTTCCGCTGTCAAGAAGAGCACGCACTGTGACCTTTTCATTAGAGGTCGGATTAAACAAATCAACTAATGCGGTGCATAGTAGAACTTCAGTCACCGACGTGGATGACATGGTAACAGTCTCTAGTGCTGGTTCTTCTTCACTTTCGGAGACGTTGACGTGGATCAGTGAATTGTGCCGTTGGTTACAGATCTTACAGCCACCACCAGACAGGCGGCACTGGTCCACGGTGTGATCCTTGCGGAGGCAATTCCGGCAAAGATTTAGAGAAGATACGAGTGCAGATCTATCTTCTGGAGATTTATTCTTGAAGGTCAAGCACTCGTAAATACGATGTTTACCTTTACAAACTGGACAGACAAAATTAACTTTAGATTTAGAAGGTGAACTGGTCGCTGAGAAGGATTTAGTAAACTCTCTTTTACCCTTTGGTGAGGGTTCTATGGAACTGCGACGTTTACTTTTAATTGTCTCAAATACATCTGCcctattttttagaaattggaAGAAATCATCTAGTGTAGGGATGTCCTTCAATGAGCTTCTGCTTTCTTCCCACTTCAAACTTGTGGTGGGGTCTAGCTTTTgggaaataagaaaaattataagCATGTCCCAACTTTCAGTAGGCAACCCTAATGTGTGAAGGGCACGCAAGTTTTTAGTGACATGGTCTATAATAAAACGAAAAGATTTCTCGGTTTCGCGAACCGTATCTACACTGAGCAAAGCCTTTaagtgattatttatcaattggCGCTTATTATCATAACGCTCGCAGAGAAGCTGCCATGCcttactataatttttatcactTACTTCCAAATTACTTATCACGCGGGCGGCCTCTCCTTCTAGGTAtgaattcaaataataaaacttgtgTATATCTTTTATTCTAGTATTATCATGGACTAGAGACACAAAGGTGTCCTTAAATTCCAGCCATTTGTAATAAGAACCATCaaagtttgaaattttaatagtgGGTAACTTAAAACCCAACAACCCGTCGCATTCGTCGTGATCATGACAAGAATGCGatgaattattttgtttctttggAGTAGAATTCGTATCAATTAATTGCTGGGCAGTCGCGATGCAATAGCAAAAGTCTTGCTCAATAGTTTCGCGAATATTTAATTCCGCGTCTTGGTCTTCTACATTAAGAACCTCTATTTGCGTTTGTAGCTCATCGAAATCCGTAAACAATGTTTCAAATCGGcttaatttaattgataatttGCTGACTTCGACTGGCGAAATCGACTTGCAACTAGACAAAACgtctaagttatttttaaacttagtgAGTCGGCCTTTAAATGAGCTACGTTTTGCTGTTAATTCTCTTAGGTTAGTATCAAGACTCTGTTCGTTTAGcgacattttaattaagtagtgttactgtgttattaataaaatataaaatggtagGTACGATACGCTCCTATACTTCGATGTGTTGACTCGAGCTGGCCGGTGAGAGGCAGGCTCGCGGCTACGATCAAGGTCGCACGATGCAAATTCAGCCGCTGCAAGCGCGCTTGCAGATGCACCGTGCGCGTAGACGTTGTTCGAAAGGAAGCGCTGAATCGCTGAAATTTATATTACGCAACACTGTAGTCGTAACtcgtaaacaataaaaataagtaggtagatagaattGAGTTTTAGGATTAGGttttaatttacctataattgcattaatatttgcatgtaaatagcaatttaaataaagaatgaGTGAAATGGATCTAAGCCTTGCAAATGAGGcgtaaacaaaataagtaagtagttaggtacttaggtatattttaacaagTTTGACATTAAACTGTTGTTTTAaggcaaataaaatttaaagataGGTGCTTGTTAggttcgtaagcaaagaagtccataaataaattattatttaggtatgaaGGCGCTTACGAAAGGCacaaggtaggtaggtgtagATGTTCACAGTTGgaacttaattgttattgttaGACTGATAAGTTTTAAaggcagtgcttattagcttcgtaagcaaagaagtcctaaaataaatgtttatttaggtataggcactcacgaaaagcactaggtaggtaattaggtacctatagattatTTACATTAGGCAAATAAGTTTTAAAGgaagtgcttattagcttcgtaagcaaagaagtcctaaaataaatatttatttaggtgtaggcacttacgaaaagcactaagtaggtaattatagaTTACctacagtttggattaacttaattgttattttaaggcaaataagttttaaagacagtgcttattagcttcgtaagcaaagaagtcctaaaataaatgtttatttaggtaaaggcacttacgaaagcactaggttggtaagtatagattacccacagttcacagtttggattaacttaattgttattttaaggcaattaagcttgaaagacagtgcttattagcttcgtaagcaaagaagtcctaaaataaatgtttatttaggtaaaggcacttacgaaaagcactataCAATAGATTATGCACAGCCATAAAAGATGGGTAATCTTAATGATTTTAAAGATTCTATATGCAATTAGACTAGATGTAGGCTTAATATTCACTATTACATTGATTTATGcacataatagaaaatattttatgcctTTAGGGTCTAAATTCATTGCCTGCACAGACTGAAGGGGACAAATTAGGGACGAAGAAAAGGAACTGGCTCACTCGATTTAACAGGCCACGTCCATTGCTTGATGATCCTTGCCGGTTCTCGATCTTCCAAACTGCTGTAGACCTCGTCGGCTGAATAGGTGGACACAACACAAGATCCAAGTCTTCGATCGAAGTCGGCTCGAAGATCGTAGTCCCGTTATGAGGCGTGGCGTGGCACTTTAGATACGAGTGGATTTCTTCGCCAAAACTTCGTTGTCCGAAATTGCAGGTCCTGTCACGGTCGCCATTTCTTGTTCAGGATAGGTGTCGAACAAGCTCGAATAACAACTAATGATGTTTAAagcattttattactactgtaCAGAATTGAGAATAAGTAACATGGTGGACGCATAGGCGGCGCGTAGCTGTCTATCTGGCCGCATTTCGAATGTCGGGGTTCTCATTTGAGCACTTTATACGCGGCACGTCACTTGACACATATATATAGGTACGCACACATCCTAGCGGCGCGAACAACATACAAAGCCTTTTTGTAATAAAACCTATTTTCTAAGGCACCTTTGTGGGCCGCCTGCTTTAATACCCGCGTATATTATGTCGCTTTTTGTAATGGGTTTTCATTTTCTTGTTTTCTCTCTTTGCAGGTAAGTTCCGGAGGTTTTCATTAGCGGATATTGTCTGGAACATTCTAGATGGCTGAGGTAATTGCGTTGGAATAAAATTATGGTGGAAGCATACTTATGGTACTTGACCCCGATGTCACAAAGCGgttttaagtgttttttatgattgcaaatatttattatttataaaaacattactttattacacacaaaaaatattattaaaaattaaatattataaactttggtcacatttttgaaatattcaCATATATAATTAAATCCTACTTATTATTAAAGAGCAAAGCGGATTATAACAAATCTCATCAAAATTctctttatttttagggtttcgtacctcaaaaggaaaaacggaacccttatacgatcactgttgtctgtctgtcttcctgtctgtctgtctgtctgtttgtccgtccgtcagtccgtcgtttctctcaagaaaacctataacaAAGCTTTGCATTTCATAGGGTGATCACGTGCTGCAAGTATGTTTACACAATTACGTAGCATGAATACAGCGTAGCTACTACGTGTCTACGTATTGCTACAGAGGCTACGCCGTTTAGTGCTACGACAATCGACAGCTACGCTACACGCTTGACAAGTTGTtttgttttccttcaacgtccATAACTAGCAGCAGTCCAAGCACAATTAGTGCGATAAAGTTTTCTCGCGGTTTTACAAAAAGCGCAACGCACATCCGAGGAGAGTCTGAAGCTATTTTTCATAACAACTCAAGCTAAACTTTATTTTCATTGGCATAAAGCACGTCTTTTGAGACTCTTCAGTATACCAACTTCATGACGGTATGTCAAGGTACATGAAGCTAAGTTTGAGTTGTAACCAAAAAACTCGACTCCATTCCGTTTATGTGCGACGGCCGTAAAGTTGCCTTCGAACtatggaaatataatatataaatatcgctcaccctaatataatattatattacatttaagtgtgaacagtgacatttaaaagtagggtgagcgatatttatgtattatattatattccttagtttgaaatcaactttagtcttttttttttctttaaatctggctttactctgattagccaatgtcaagtttgtgatattttcaagttattgaatttatacaagtatggactccgtctgcgccggcgcccgccgacatacgcgcggcgcccctttagagcgcttcccagtcagttccaccaccaaaaaacaccaactaacacaaaaaccagccactcttaacaaaaaaaaaacactccaaacaagcacagcacgcgcgccagcaaacgccatcacagacgaagtcccaactTTAGTCTTTCGCGGTGGAAATTACAAAATTTCCAGTACCATAAACTCGTGCGGCTCTAATTCATAATTCTGTAGCTCGTTAGTATCTCAGAACTTTCTGGATTACCTGCGAATAAATTTGCGAGTAATAACCGTTAATTTTCGAGTGGAATTTATCATTAAGATCTCGCGGGTCGGATGATATGGTAGCAGTAtttattgaaaatgaaaatctatttaTGACTTTCACTAACAAATATTTCTGAGTAGCTTACCCACCCTGGCTTTGCGCGCACAGCGAACTGAAATGATTTTCAGAAACTGCATTTCACCCGAGCGAAACTGACGGGATAATGCCGCGTACAGACTGGTGCAATATAACATACGTCATAAATTCCCATAGATTCGATTTCTTTCTCGCATAAACTGTGTTTTTGTGAGCACGATGCAAACTACAAGTCGTgcataaaattttcaaattgttatttattggtttttatGACGAGTATAAAGGGAGGCGTAATTTACGTGTAGGTTTGTCGTAAATGAGCGGTCGTAACTGATTTACGGTATTACCACTTTTTTATAATTCGAACTAAAATCGAATATACATAACCGCATTTGTATAACCGTGCCACgtgaatatgatcattaaggtgctaaaccacttacggcctttgactgtacctacgtGTATAGTTTTACTTTGCACTAGTCTGTATCCGGCTTAAGCTAGTTTAATAGAACTTAATATTAACTGAGTAACTGCTGGGAGGTATTCTtaaatagtttaattaaaatttcacagTTAAAATTACTACTATAATGTCTACCCGGTGCCTGGCACTGCGTTACACTAGTTTGTATCACAGAAATTTAAACTCTGACCTTAATATTTTGCTAATTATTATTCGTCAGACAAATGTTGGTGTAATTAAGTGACCTTAGTGAGCGTGTGTTGTAAATAATTAATGGGAGATTCCTGGAATGGGCAATTTGAGAAATAATTTCCAAAATGCCTCTGATTTGGCTTGGTATGACATCCTGCGGCAGAGACTATAAGAACTAAGAAGTATGAATTTGTAGGAATATTTTGATAGAGCAGAATATTCTAACTTCtacatcaaaatcaaaatgtgttgtAGAAAATGGAAATTCTGCCTTAGAGCAGTCATGGGTACATAGGCAGCTTGAAACAGTTATCGACTGCTCAAGCTGCGACTGCTTAGCGTACTTACTACAATTACCATATATGAGAATTCTCGAGCAGTCGCGATTACTTTAAGCGGTTCTGTAGTTGACTGCTCGAACAATTGATGGTGGCTCGACTGATCAACTGATTCGTTACCTATGCGTTCGCGCATCGTTCATATGATTCAGTTGAAACTTTGTGCAATTGTTATAGGGACTTGCGGCAATGTTGCTGACATATTATGCGTGAGTTGctttgcaacgcatgccgggcaTTGATCAGTCTTTAGTAGAAGAAAATAGagaagttcttttttttttcattcaaactTTAGctaagtgcttttaaatcgccAAGAGACATACCACTAAAAGATTCATAGAGTCAGTCAGTAAAGAAAAGCTATTTGTGATACATATTATGTCTGAAAGAATATCATCCAACCCTACTTACCATACATAAAACAGATTCAAAGTTACATACCCTGGACCCCGTTTTAAATATTCCAAAGACAAAAGTATGCTGCAAAAAGTTGATGGTTTAGGTTCAGTCAGTAATTTCCGAAGTTAGACCCCACGTTCATACATTATTTATACGAGAGACGAGATTTGCATCCTTGTTATTGAACAACTTTCATATTTTGTCATTCATTTTGAAGACTAGAGGTGCTTTTTGTCTTGTATCCCATCAAAGAAAACTTTTCAACAGAGTTCCTAA
Protein-coding sequences here:
- the LOC123876149 gene encoding uncharacterized protein LOC123876149 — protein: MSLNEQSLDTNLRELTAKRSSFKGRLTKFKNNLDVLSSCKSISPVEVSKLSIKLSRFETLFTDFDELQTQIEVLNVEDQDAELNIRETIEQDFCYCIATAQQLIDTNSTPKKQNNSSHSCHDHDECDGLLGFKLPTIKISNFDGSYYKWLEFKDTFVSLVHDNTRIKDIHKFYYLNSYLEGEAARVISNLEVSDKNYSKAWQLLCERYDNKRQLINNHLKALLSVDTVRETEKSFRFIIDHVTKNLRALHTLGLPTESWDMLIIFLISQKLDPTTSLKWEESRSSLKDIPTLDDFFQFLKNRADVFETIKSKRRSSIEPSPKGKREFTKSFSATSSPSKSKVNFVCPVCKGKHRIYECLTFKNKSPEDRSALVSSLNLCRNCLRKDHTVDQCRLSGGGCKICNQRHNSLIHVNVSESEEEPALETVTMSSTSVTEVLLCTALVDLFNPTSNEKVTVRALLDSGSQSSFLTTAVKQSLGLPSQKIDTKIIGIGDTKLNVLSERCLVHIKSKHSSFNTTISCLVLPKLTGQLPKIAFDITRLNISNFQLADPTFNIPSDIDVILGAELFWCIIGTEQRSLGHLRPCRVHLYWISTPTDSTDFNG